A section of the Acropora muricata isolate sample 2 chromosome 4, ASM3666990v1, whole genome shotgun sequence genome encodes:
- the LOC136913073 gene encoding riboflavin kinase-like isoform X2 — translation MRSDLLASCLPHFSRGEVVKGFGRGSKELGIPTANFPVSVVENLPEAISTGIYYGWASVNRGPVYKMVMSIGWNPFYKNTKKSMETHIIHTFEEDFYGAELSVAIVGFIRPEKNYPSLEALIDAIHADIKEAEQSLDKPENHSVSTHSFFSKIDDDKANGCLTSPEQFQL, via the exons ATGCGTTCTGACCTTTTAGCAAGTTGTTTACCGCATTTCTCTCGCGGGGAAGTAGTTAAAGGTTTTGGGAGAGGCAGCAAAGAATTAGGTATTCCCACGG CTAATTTTCCTGTAAGTGTGGTGGAAAATTTACCGGAAGCCATAAGTACTGGAATTTACTATGGATGGGCAAGTGTTAATAGGGGACCAGTGTACAAAATGGTTATGAGCATAGGATGGAATCCATTTtacaaaaacaccaaaaaatctATG GAGACGCACATTATTCATACTTTTGAGGAAGATTTCTATGGAGCAGAGCTCAGTGTTGCCATTGTAGGATTTATTCGACCAGAAAAGAATTACCCTTCTCTAG AGGCTTTAATTGATGCCATTCATGCTGATATAAAAGAGGCAGAACAATCTTTGGACAAACCTGAAAACCACTCAGTTTCAACGCACAGCTTCTTTAGTAAAATAGACGATGATAAAGCTAATGGATGCTTAACAAGTCCTGAGCAATTTCAACTATAG
- the LOC136913073 gene encoding riboflavin kinase-like isoform X1: MILGFQNHSLKIHRMRHTSEKSIMVVTSQAREASNSVLAQLPLFLRGYVVHGMRRGGKDLGIPTANFPVSVVENLPEAISTGIYYGWASVNRGPVYKMVMSIGWNPFYKNTKKSMETHIIHTFEEDFYGAELSVAIVGFIRPEKNYPSLEALIDAIHADIKEAEQSLDKPENHSVSTHSFFSKIDDDKANGCLTSPEQFQL, translated from the exons ATGATTCTGGGATTTCAAAATCATTCTCTCAAAATACACCGAATGAGACACACCAGCGAGAAATCAATAATGGTTGTCACAAGCCAGGCTAGAGAAGCCAGTAACTCAGTCCTAGCCCAACTGCCTCTTTTTCTTCGTGGTTATGTTGTGCATGGAATGAGAAGAGGAGGCAAAGATTTAGGGATCCCCACGG CTAATTTTCCTGTAAGTGTGGTGGAAAATTTACCGGAAGCCATAAGTACTGGAATTTACTATGGATGGGCAAGTGTTAATAGGGGACCAGTGTACAAAATGGTTATGAGCATAGGATGGAATCCATTTtacaaaaacaccaaaaaatctATG GAGACGCACATTATTCATACTTTTGAGGAAGATTTCTATGGAGCAGAGCTCAGTGTTGCCATTGTAGGATTTATTCGACCAGAAAAGAATTACCCTTCTCTAG AGGCTTTAATTGATGCCATTCATGCTGATATAAAAGAGGCAGAACAATCTTTGGACAAACCTGAAAACCACTCAGTTTCAACGCACAGCTTCTTTAGTAAAATAGACGATGATAAAGCTAATGGATGCTTAACAAGTCCTGAGCAATTTCAACTATAG